The proteins below come from a single Triplophysa rosa linkage group LG12, Trosa_1v2, whole genome shotgun sequence genomic window:
- the slitrk3a gene encoding SLIT and NTRK-like protein 3, with product MLWFTLLSTIALGWTTPIPLLDESEEIDEPCFDPCYCEVKEGFFHVHCDSKGFTNVSQISQTWTRPFKLNLQRNSMRKLYFNSFLHLNNAVALNLGNNALQDIHVGAFNGLSSLKKLFLHENKLEVFRNDTFMGLESLEYLQADYNVIKRIESGAFRNLHKLRVLILNDNLIPVLPNLLFRSVSLTHLDLRGNRLKILPYKGTLEYIGRSLMEIQLEENPWNCVCDIVQLKTWLERIPYTALVGDITCEYPFHLHGKDLREIKRSELCPLLSEAELEAKHGIPRIPFNNENVWPTKPSSMLSSFHNTASSVEYRERHVKPTKRPRPTKTSPTSRSIYPGLNQPPIAAYQTRPPIPIICPTGCTCNLHINDLGLTVICKEKGFHNISELLPRPLNAKKLYLSGNLIQKIYRSDFWNFSSLDLLHLGNNRISYVQEGAFMNLPNLKSLYLNGNDIERLTPGMFRGLQSLSYLYFEYNVIREIHPAAFSLMPNLQLVFLNDNLLRTLPVDAFAGTSLARLNLRNNYFLYLPINGVLEHLHSIVQIDLHQNPWDCSCDIIPLKQWIEKLSSVIVVGEVICKTPDFALGKDLRTLEDEVICPELKFTASSPVLPKDITATSGSELGYAPATGAVPLSVLILSLLVLIISTVFVAAGLFAFVLQRRKKLPFRKRQEVDLTGIQMQCKIFEERQSASPEKAPGHVYDYIPHPVTQMCNNPIYKPREGEVEGEQFAETKENNSNYRTLLEKEKEWTMAVSNSQLNTIVTVNQAGDMASFHENGVLCPTVIDSQRPTPTVGFVDCLYGTVPKLKDMHVAHAHPPGMQYPDLQQDARLKETLLFTTGKGFPEQTQSEYLELRAKLQTKPDYLEVLEKSYRF from the coding sequence ATGCTGTGGTTTACCCTGCTAAGCACAATAGCTTTAGGATGGACTACGCCGATCCCTCTGTTGGACGAGTCGGAAGAAATAGACGAGCCTTGTTTTGACCCTTGCTACTGTGAAGTCAAGGAGGGGTTTTTCCACGTCCACTGCGACAGCAAAGGATTTACAAACGTCAGCCAGATCTCTCAGACGTGGACGAGGCCCTTCAAACTCAATCTACAGAGGAACTCTATGCGCAAACTGTATTTTAACAGCTTTTTGCACCTCAACAATGCCGTCGCTCTCAATCTGGGGAACAACGCGCTGCAGGACATACATGTGGGCGCGTTCAACGGGCTGAGCAGTTTGAAAAAGCTCTTTCTGCACGAAAACAAACTAGAGGTGTTCCGAAATGACACCTTTATGGGGCTGGAAAGCCTCGAGTATCTTCAGGCGGATTACAATGTCATCAAGAGGATAGAGAGCGGGGCGTTTCGGAACCTGCACAAACTCAGAGTGCTTATTTTGAACGACAATTTGATACCCGTGCTACCCAATTTATTATTCAGGTCCGTGTCGCTGACGCATCTTGACTTACGCGGCAACCGCTTAAAAATCCTGCCCTATAAAGGGACCTTGGAATACATCGGACGCAGCTTGATGGAAATTCAGCTGGAGGAGAATCCATGGAACTGTGTGTGCGATATAGTCCAGCTTAAAACGTGGCTGGAGCGCATTCCTTACACTGCGCTGGTTGGCGACATTACGTGCGAATACCCCTTTCATTTGCACGGCAAGGACCTTCGGGAGATCAAGAGGAGCGAACTTTGTCCGTTGCTTTCCGAAGCCGAGCTGGAGGCCAAGCATGGCATTCCCAGAATACCGTTTAATAACGAAAACGTCTGGCCCACCAAGCCTTCGTCGATGCTGTCATCTTTTCATAACACAGCCTCCTCGGTGGAGTACAGAGAGAGGCACGTAAAACCAACCAAGCGGCCCAGACCCACAAAAACATCCCCCACGTCCCGTAGCATCTACCCAGGGCTGAATCAGCCCCCAATCGCAGCCTATCAAACCAGACCCCCTATACCAATCATTTGCCCGACGGGATGCACGTGCAATTTACATATCAATGACTTGGGCCTCACCGTCATTTGTAAAGAGAAAGGCTTTCACAACATTTCCGAGCTGCTGCCACGGCCACTCAACGCCAAGAAGCTCTATTTAAGTGGGAATTTGATTCAGAAAATTTACAGGTCGGATTTTTGGAACTTCTCGAGTTTGGATTTATTGCACTTGGGTAACAATCGCATATCGTACGTTCAAGAGGGCGCCTTCATGAATCTGCCGAACTTGAAAAGTTTATACTTGAATGGCAACGACATCGAGAGGCTCACCCCAGGCATGTTTCGCGGTCTGCAATCGCTCAGTTACCTGTATTTCGAGTACAACGTCATTCGAGAGATCCACCCGGCCGCGTTCAGTCTCATGCCAAACCTGCAGCTGGTTTTCCTCAATGACAACCTGCTGCGCACCCTGCCCGTGGACGCGTTCGCCGGCACCTCCCTCGCCAGGCTCAACCTGCGCAACAACTACTTCCTGTACCTGCCCATTAACGGCGTGCTAGAGCACCTCCACTCCATCGTTCAGATCGACCTGCACCAGAACCCTTGGGACTGCTCTTGCGACATCATCCCGCTCAAGCAGTGGATCGAGAAACTCAGCTCCGTCATCGTCGTGGGAGAGGTCATCTGCAAGACTCCCGATTTCGCGCTCGGCAAGGATCTGCGCACGCTCGAGGACGAGGTTATCTGTCCCGAGCTGAAATTCACGGCGTCTTCTCCTGTGCTACCCAAAGACATAACGGCGACCAGCGGCTCTGAGTTGGGATACGCGCCGGCGACGGGAGCTGTCCCTCTCTCGGTGCTGATTCTAAGCCTGCTGGTCCTCATCATCTCAACCGTGTTCGTGGCCGCCGGTCTCTTCGCGTTCGTGCTGCAAAGGAGAAAGAAACTTCCCTTTAGGAAGCGACAGGAGGTGGACCTTACGGGCATCCAGATGCAGTGCAAGATATTCGAGGAGCGACAGAGCGCCTCGCCCGAGAAAGCGCCCGGTCACGTCTACGACTACATCCCCCATCCCGTCACGCAGATGTGTAACAACCCCATTTACAAACCGCGCGAGGGGGAGGTCGAGGGCGAACAGTTCGCAGAAACCAAGGAAAATAACAGCAACTATCGAACTCTTCTGGAGAAAGAGAAGGAATGGACGATGGCCGTGTCCAACTCCCAGCTCAACACCATCGTCACCGTCAATCAGGCCGGTGACATGGCGAGCTTTCACGAGAACGGAGTGCTCTGCCCCACCGTGATCGACAGCCAGAGACCGACACCGACGGTTGGTTTTGTAGACTGCCTTTACGGCACCGTTCCCAAATTAAAGGACATGCACGTTGCGCACGCACACCCCCCCGGAATGCAATACCCCGATTTACAGCAAGACGCCAGATTAAAAGAAACGTTACTTTTCACCACGGGGAAAGGATTCCCCGAGCAAACCCAAAGCGAGTACCTCGAGTTAAGGGCCAAACTCCAAACCAAGCCGGATTACCTCGAAGTCTTGGAGAAATCGTATAGATTTTAA